In Phycisphaerales bacterium, the sequence GTCCGCACCAGTTCCGCCGCCACGACCCACTTGGGCTTGCTCTTGTAGACGCCCGACGCCGGGTGGATGAGGAACTTCGTCCCGTGCGTCCCGCTGAACTCCCCCTGCTCCCCCTTGCGGCCGACGCTCGTGAGCAGCCCGCTCAGAATCGCTCGGTGCACGGCCTCGGGCGTCGCGGGCCTGGGATTCTCCTTGAAACCCATCTCCGTCACCAGCGAGTGCAACTGCCGCCACACCTCGCCCCACTCACGCAACCGCACCCACGACAGGCAGTTCTGCTTGCACAGTTTCTGCATCTTGCTCCGCGACAAACTCTCCTCGTGCTCGCGATAGAACTTCCACAGGTTCAGGCTCGCCCAGAAGTCGGAGTTCTCGTCCTTGAAGCGCGCGTGCGCCAGGTCGGCGCTCGCCTGATCGCCCCTCCGATCGCGAGGGTCCTGCGTCGAGAGCGCCGCCGCGATCACCAGCACCTCGCTCAGGCAGTGCTCCTTCACGCTCTCGACGATCATCCGTCCCAGGCGCGGATCGATCGGCAGGCGCGCCAGCCGACGCCCCATCTCCGTGATCTCGTACTCGTCCGTCACCGCTCCCAGTTCACGCAGCGTCTCGTACCCGTCGCGCACCATCCGCGAGTCCGGCGGCTCCACAAACGGGAAGTCCTCGACCTTCCCCAGACCCAGCGCCTTCATCTGCAGGATCACGCTCGCGAGATTCGTCCGCACGATCTCCGGGTCGGTGAACTCCGGACGGCTGTCAAAGTCGGTCCTCGCATACAACCGCACGCACACGCCGGGCCCAAGCCGCCCGCAGCGTCCCTTCCGCTGGTCCGCGCTCGCCCGGCTGATCGCCTCGACCTCGAGTCGCTGCACCCGCGTGCGCGGCGAGTACCGATTCACCCGCGCCTCACCCGTGTCGATCACAAAGCGAATCCCAGGCACCGTCAGCGACGTTTCCGCCACGTTCGTCGAGAGCACGATCCGCCGACCCGAGTGCGGCTCAAAGACCTTGTTCTGCTCCTCCACGCTCAATCGCGCGTACAGAGGCAGGATCCGCGTCTGCGGCGGATGGTGCTTCCGCAAGGCCTCAGCGCACTCCCTGATCTCCCGCTCGCCGCTCAGGAACACCAGCATGTCGCCCCCCCCACCATGCCCAAACGTCGACGCCTCGTCCACGGCCCGGCACACCCTCGACGGCAGATCCGTCGCGTCGAACCCGTCGCCGTCACCACCCTCGCCGTCCGCCCCATCCTCGTCGCCAACCGCCGGGCGATACAGCACCTCCACCGGATACATCCGCCCGCTCACCCTGATGATCGGGGCGACCGACGCGCTCCCCTCGAAGTGCCGGACGAAGCGCTCGGGGTCGATCGTCGCCGACGTGACAATGACCTTCAGGTCCCGCCTCTTCGGAAGGATCAGTTTCAGATACCCCAGCAGAAAGTCAATATTCAGCGACCGCTCGTGCGCCTCGTCGACGATGATCGTGTCATACTGCTCGAGCAGCCGATCCGATTGCGTCTCCGCGAGAAGCACACCGTCGGTCATCACCTTGATGAGGTTCTCGGGGCTGGTCTTGTCGCCGAACCTCACCTTGTACCCAACCAACTTGCCCAGCGGCGTCCCGAGTTCCTCGGCGATGCGCCCCGCCACCGCCCTTGCGGCAATCCGTCGCGGCTGCGTGTGCCCGATCGTCCCCGCGATCCCGCCGCCGAGTTCGAGACAGATCTTGGGCAACTGCGTCGTCTTCCCCGACCCCGTCTCGCCGCAAACCACGACGACCTGGTGCTTGCGGATCGCCTCGGCGATCTCCCCCCGCGCCTGGCTAATAGGGAGTTCATGCGGATACTCGATGCGTGGCCTCGAAGCCCGCCGCGCCGCCCGCCGTGCAATGCTGCCCTTGAGATGCTCCTCGAGACGCGACCCATCGCCCGCGCGACCTCGCCCCTCTCGAAGGTCTCTCAACCGCGACCGAAGCCGCCGCTGATCAACGAGCATCGCCTCATCCACCAGGCCAAGCAGCCGCGCGACATCCCCACCCCCACCACCTCCCCCGCTCCCGTTCCCCCCTCCGCGTCCTCTGTCCCGCCTCTGTCTACCACTGTGTTCGCCTTTCGGCGCATCGCCAGGCCCATGCGACGTCCCGTCCGGGTTCGGACGCGTCGGCGGAGTTGAAGGCGGCCCATCGCTCACGAGGGGATCGTAAAGCGTCCGCGCCTCACCGGCTGAGACTCTTTCTCACGCCACCATCTCCGCCTCCCCGCGCTTGATTCGCCGTGTCGTCCGTGGTTGAATGCACCGTCGGCCTGGCGTTCCACGGTTCGCGTGCCGTTGCAACGCCGACCACACCACACGGAGCCACCACTATGCCCACCAGGAAACCCTCGAAGAAGTCCGCCTCCAAACACTTTCCCATCCTCAAACTCGACCAGTGGGTGAAGAAGAACTGGAAGGACCTCAAGCCCCCGGTGAGCAACAAGGAACTCTTCCCCGGCTCCGACGACGCGATCGTCTTTGTCTCCGGCGGCCCCAACACCCGCAACGACTACCACGTCAATCCCACCGAGGAACTCTTCTACCAACTCAAGGGCGACATCGCCGTCCGCATCCGCCCCCTCGATGGCAGCAAGCCCAGGGACGTCGTCATCAAGGAGGGCGAGGTCTATCTCCTCCCGCGCTGGGTCCCCCACCGCCCCCAGCGCCCGGCGGGGACCGTCGGCCTCATCGTCGAGTTCCCCAGGCCCAAGGGGATGAACGACGGCCTGCGCTGGTACTGCCCCAAGTGCGACTACCTCGTCCACGAGGCGTCTTTCCGCCTCAAAAAGATCGACAAGGACCTCCATGTCATCATGAACAGGTTCTGGGGAGGCCCCGCCTCGGGGCGTACGTGCAAGAAGTGCGGCCACACCATCACCCGCGCCGGCGAGATCGAACTCAAGCACGGCAAGATCCAGGCCAAGGCCTCACGCTCAGCCGCGAAGACAGGCGACAAGAAGAAGGTCGCCAAGCGCCGGACCAACGGCTCCAAAGCAAAGCGGGCCCAGTTGCGGGTGTGAGGCGTTGGTGATCGGTCCTGGAGGCCCGCCTCTCTTCAGGCTGGTTACTTCGATCACTAAGACACGCCCGCATGGGAGAGTCGAGCCACCTTGGGCACCGTGCCACACTCCGGGCACGGCGCGTCGGGTGAGGAAAGCCCGCGGCGGCTGTAACCGCAGCACAGACACTGGTCACGTGCGCGTCGGCGTCGACGACGATCCATGAAGTCCCTGGCGTACGGCCTCGACAGCCACAACGTCACGAGCAGCAAACTCGCGGTCACAGCCCAGCAGGGCGCCGTGATCTGCATGCGCGGCAGGATCGAATACCCAAGCCGATGAACCGTGGTACGGAATCCCCACCGATCAAAATCAACGATGGGCTCGTCC encodes:
- the hrpA gene encoding ATP-dependent RNA helicase HrpA; the protein is MLVDQRRLRSRLRDLREGRGRAGDGSRLEEHLKGSIARRAARRASRPRIEYPHELPISQARGEIAEAIRKHQVVVVCGETGSGKTTQLPKICLELGGGIAGTIGHTQPRRIAARAVAGRIAEELGTPLGKLVGYKVRFGDKTSPENLIKVMTDGVLLAETQSDRLLEQYDTIIVDEAHERSLNIDFLLGYLKLILPKRRDLKVIVTSATIDPERFVRHFEGSASVAPIIRVSGRMYPVEVLYRPAVGDEDGADGEGGDGDGFDATDLPSRVCRAVDEASTFGHGGGGDMLVFLSGEREIRECAEALRKHHPPQTRILPLYARLSVEEQNKVFEPHSGRRIVLSTNVAETSLTVPGIRFVIDTGEARVNRYSPRTRVQRLEVEAISRASADQRKGRCGRLGPGVCVRLYARTDFDSRPEFTDPEIVRTNLASVILQMKALGLGKVEDFPFVEPPDSRMVRDGYETLRELGAVTDEYEITEMGRRLARLPIDPRLGRMIVESVKEHCLSEVLVIAAALSTQDPRDRRGDQASADLAHARFKDENSDFWASLNLWKFYREHEESLSRSKMQKLCKQNCLSWVRLREWGEVWRQLHSLVTEMGFKENPRPATPEAVHRAILSGLLTSVGRKGEQGEFSGTHGTKFLIHPASGVYKSKPKWVVAAELVRTTKLYARGVARIEPEWIERLAENLVKRSYSDPYWDEEGQRVMALETVTLFGLEIASGRRVHYGPVDPVKSRDLFIHGALVEGTLNTDAKFLRQNQRLQEEVEALEEKSRKRDVLVDQQTRFAFYDARIPQGVFNRDTFEAWRKTAERDNALVLIMTRDDLMLHDAANVSQAYYPDHVEVAGSRLNLEYELAPGEASDGVTMNVPLEALNQVDVKKAEWLVPGLLAEKVEAILRAIPKSARRHVGPPGEASREIAGVIRFGEGDLRDAIRDHLFKASNIEIPREFWDQVVVPEHLRMNFRVVDERGKVIAHGRDLDEIKRSLGHKVQASFSKIGGEDYHRDGVTTWDFGDLAREVSIRRSGMTVVAYPGLEDLGSSVGLRVFETPQRAEEMTRAGMRRLFQLRAGREIKHRMYARSSIETLATQHATLGPGEQFKSDLMGLITERAFGLPHDLPRTQAEFEKRLDKGYDSIARAIDECSALASSILTTYQAARLLMESQTAPAFARHHADIRDQIAHLLPPGFLLSTPAEWTPHMPRFLAGMWHRLNRMGSGAGLDRDGKLMAEVVPYWNAAKARMTLHERAGVTDASLALFRWMVEEYRVSLFAQELRTSVPVSPKRLQEVWDKIGRP
- the nbaC gene encoding 3-hydroxyanthranilate 3,4-dioxygenase; this translates as MPTRKPSKKSASKHFPILKLDQWVKKNWKDLKPPVSNKELFPGSDDAIVFVSGGPNTRNDYHVNPTEELFYQLKGDIAVRIRPLDGSKPRDVVIKEGEVYLLPRWVPHRPQRPAGTVGLIVEFPRPKGMNDGLRWYCPKCDYLVHEASFRLKKIDKDLHVIMNRFWGGPASGRTCKKCGHTITRAGEIELKHGKIQAKASRSAAKTGDKKKVAKRRTNGSKAKRAQLRV